The Neochlamydia sp. S13 genome has a segment encoding these proteins:
- a CDS encoding leucine-rich repeat domain-containing protein has translation MHPISSTSIESLPNELLLPILEACVVPSLFSVCKRWHYLLASEVMPPLYKQIGKVHVPQGNVKEQALIVDRIYKLEEKLSETAKVNAIFRQIFTLAKSLSTLEFKWKTEEKKGLTLANYSSYLLNINRLLLWKKLPGGEEYLSREEIKHLPLQKKGELLRDWIEENCKSITALDLSRAGLTYLPSEIGQLSQLQTLELNQNQLTSLPTEIGQLSELTRLNLSQNQLTALPTEIGQLSKLQWLNLSQNQLTSLPIEIGQLSKLTRLQLNQNQLTSLPEEIGRLSRLQELYLNQNQLTSLPEEIGRLSRLQELYLNQNQLTSLPAKIGQLSQLKGLELNQNQLTSLPAEIGQLSQLRVLDLNQNQLTSLPAEIGQLSNLLQLYLSQNQLTSLPAKIGRLSQLQVLYLNQNQLTSLPTEIGQLSQLQTLKLNQNQLTALPVEIGQLSQLLRLDLNQNQLTSLPAEIGQLSQLQWLNLHQNQLTALPEEIERLSRLQELYLNQNQLTSLPAGISQLSQLQLLDLNQNQLTALPAEIGQLSDLQTLELAENPLKDIAEKIRQRFQL, from the coding sequence ATGCATCCTATCTCCTCGACATCTATTGAAAGCTTGCCCAATGAATTGCTGCTCCCTATCTTAGAGGCTTGCGTAGTTCCTTCCTTATTTAGTGTCTGTAAAAGATGGCATTATCTGCTAGCTTCTGAAGTCATGCCCCCTCTTTATAAGCAAATAGGTAAAGTGCATGTTCCTCAAGGAAATGTTAAGGAGCAGGCTCTTATTGTAGATAGGATTTACAAGCTAGAAGAAAAGCTTTCTGAAACAGCAAAGGTAAATGCAATCTTTAGGCAAATCTTTACTTTAGCCAAGTCTCTTTCAACTTTAGAATTTAAATGGAAAACAGAAGAAAAAAAAGGCTTAACGCTGGCTAATTACTCTTCTTATCTCTTAAATATTAATCGCCTTTTACTTTGGAAAAAACTTCCTGGTGGAGAAGAATACTTGAGCCGAGAAGAAATTAAGCACTTGCCTCTACAAAAAAAAGGAGAGCTTCTTAGAGATTGGATTGAAGAAAATTGTAAAAGCATCACGGCTTTGGATTTATCTAGAGCAGGCTTGACTTATTTACCCTCAGAAATAGGCCAATTGTCTCAGCTGCAAACGCTTGAATTAAATCAAAACCAGCTCACCAGTCTGCCTACAGAAATAGGGCAGTTGTCTGAGCTGACACGGCTTAACTTAAGCCAGAACCAGCTCACCGCTCTGCCTACAGAAATTGGGCAGCTGTCTAAGCTACAATGGCTTAACTTAAGCCAAAATCAGCTCACCAGCCTTCCTATAGAAATAGGGCAGCTGTCTAAGCTGACACGGCTTCAATTAAATCAAAACCAGCTCACCAGTCTGCCTGAAGAAATCGGGCGGTTGTCTCGGCTACAAGAGCTTTACTTAAATCAAAACCAGCTCACCAGTCTGCCTGAAGAAATCGGGCGGTTGTCTCGGCTACAAGAGCTTTACTTAAATCAAAACCAGCTCACCAGCCTTCCTGCAAAAATCGGGCAGCTGTCTCAGCTGAAAGGGCTTGAGTTAAATCAAAACCAGCTCACCAGTCTGCCTGCAGAAATCGGGCAGCTGTCTCAACTACGAGTGCTTGACTTAAATCAAAACCAGCTCACCAGTCTACCTGCAGAAATTGGGCAGCTTTCTAATCTGCTACAGCTTTACTTAAGCCAAAACCAGCTGACCAGCCTTCCTGCAAAAATCGGGCGGCTGTCTCAGCTGCAAGTGCTTTACTTAAATCAAAACCAGCTCACCAGCCTTCCTACAGAAATCGGGCAGCTGTCTCAGCTGCAAACGCTTAAATTAAATCAAAACCAGCTCACCGCTCTGCCTGTAGAGATAGGGCAGCTCTCTCAGCTGCTGAGGCTTGACTTAAATCAAAACCAGCTAACCAGTCTACCTGCTGAAATAGGTCAATTGTCTCAGCTGCAATGGCTTAACTTACATCAAAATCAGCTCACCGCTCTGCCTGAAGAAATCGAGCGGTTGTCTCGGCTACAAGAGCTTTACTTAAATCAAAACCAGCTTACCAGCCTTCCTGCAGGAATAAGCCAATTGTCTCAACTACAATTGCTTGACTTAAATCAAAACCAGCTCACCGCTCTGCCTGCAGAAATCGGGCAGCTGTCTGATCTGCAAACCCTTGAATTAGCGGAAAATCCTTTGAAAGATATCGCCGAAAAAATAAGGCAGCGTTTTCAATTGTAG
- a CDS encoding IS5 family transposase (programmed frameshift), with product MKFDKIEKLDDERFRRLTGVKRGTFDKMVQILQQADAAKKIKGGRKYKLRLEDMLLMTLEYMREYRTYFHISQSYGISESSAYKAVKWIEDTLIKHPDFALPGRKELLKSDTEYEVILIDATETPIERPKKKQKRYYSGKKKKHTLKTQVVVDKKSKKVICTSFGNGKKHDFRLFKESQVKINPQIRVLTDSGYQGLTKLHAQTQMPKKKSKKKPLTQEDKRTNQSLSRERVANENVIGLLKRFKIIADRYRNRRKRFALRFNLIAAIYNWELNT from the exons ATGAAATTTGATAAGATAGAGAAATTAGATGATGAACGATTTCGCAGATTGACAGGGGTAAAGCGTGGTACCTTTGATAAGATGGTGCAAATTTTACAGCAAGCCGATGCCGCCAAGAAGATTAAAGGCGGGCGTAAATATAAACTACGTTTAGAAGACATGCTGCTAATGACCTTGGAATATATGCGAGAATATAGGACCTATTTCCATATTAGCCAAAGCTATGGAATCAGTGAAAGCTCAGCTTATAAAGCGGTGAAATGGATTGAAGATACGTTAATCAAGCATCCAGATTTTGCTTTACCGGGACGTAAAGAGCTTTTGAAAAGCGATACGGAATATGAGGTTATTTTAATTGATGCTACAGAAACGCCTATTGAGCGCCCTA AAAAAAAACAAAAGCGCTATTATTCAGGGAAAAAGAAAAAACATACCCTAAAGACCCAAGTTGTAGTCGATAAGAAGAGTAAAAAAGTAATTTGTACCTCATTTGGCAATGGCAAAAAGCATGATTTTAGGCTATTCAAAGAATCTCAGGTTAAAATCAATCCACAAATAAGAGTGTTAACCGATTCAGGATATCAAGGATTAACAAAGCTACATGCCCAAACCCAGATGCCCAAGAAAAAAAGTAAGAAGAAGCCTTTAACTCAAGAGGATAAAAGAACAAACCAAAGTTTATCCAGAGAAAGAGTTGCCAATGAAAACGTCATTGGCCTCCTTAAGCGATTTAAAATTATAGCCGATCGCTACAGAAATAGACGTAAAAGATTTGCACTTCGCTTCAACTTGATTGCAGCAATCTATAACTGGGAATTAAATACGTGA